DNA from Thermococcus argininiproducens:
GTCTATCATCGCGGGCTCCAGAGGTGTGAAGACGAGCGGGTTTGCTGATTTGGGGATGAGCCTTTGGAGCTCTGACCCGGAGAAACCCGCGGACCGGGGTTCAAATCCCCGCGCCCCCACCATCCCACGCTCTTCTGAGAAAAGTTAAGAAGAAAACTTAGGGGGCTCATACAATTCCTCGCATCATCATAAAATCAGAAAGGAGAACGGTAATCATCGCCCCGAAAATTCAGAGCTCTTCTTTAACTGTTACAAACGAAACCATTGTTACGGTCTGCCCTACTCCTTTAACCTCTCTAAGTTTGTCAACGACAACTTTTCCTATCTCCTCAGCTGAGGGTGCCCTAATCTTTATTAAGAGATCCCATTCACCAGCAATTATGTGAACTTCATGAACTCCTTCAATCTGTGCAATTTTTTTAGCCACTTCTCTTTGAGAAAGTCCAAATTCCGGGTCATACCTAGCTAAGATAAATGCTGTAGTCCCCAAGTTAAGCTTTTTGTAATTAGGTTTGATTGTGAATTTTTCTATAATTCCTTCGTTAATGAGTTTCTTAATTCTATAATGCACAGTCGTCCTTGGAATTCCAAGTTTTTTACTTAGAGTAGCGATGTTTTCCCTTGAGTTCTCTTTAAGCTCTTTAAGCAGTTTTAAATC
Protein-coding regions in this window:
- a CDS encoding Lrp/AsnC family transcriptional regulator; the encoded protein is MSDAIDAVDLKLLKELKENSRENIATLSKKLGIPRTTVHYRIKKLINEGIIEKFTIKPNYKKLNLGTTAFILARYDPEFGLSQREVAKKIAQIEGVHEVHIIAGEWDLLIKIRAPSAEEIGKVVVDKLREVKGVGQTVTMVSFVTVKEEL